Part of the Streptomyces sp. NBC_00457 genome, ACGCGCAGTTTGCGCTGGAGCATCGAGGTGGACCCGAACTGCGTGGAGACGACCAGTTCGGCCGCCTGGCACAGCAGGTCGAGGTCGTCGCCGATGTCCTCGTCGATCTCCTTCTTCTGCTTGGTGCCCACGGTGACGTCGTCCCGGAAGACGGGCGCCATCTGGTCCTTGCAGTGCTGGACGACGACCGCGACCTCTTCCTCGGTCACGAAGGCGCCCTGCATACGGGTCGGCTTGTTCGCCCCCATCGGCAGGAACAGGCCGTCGCCCTTGCCGATCAGCTTCTCGGCACCGGGCTGGTCGAGGATGACCCGTGAGTCCGCCAGCGACGACGTCGCGAAGGCGAGCCGGGAGGGCACGTTGGCCTTGATCAGACCGGTCACGACATCCACCGACGGCCGCTGCGTGGCCAGCACCAGGTGGATACCGGCCGCGCGCGCGAGCTGCGTGATCCGCACGATCGAGTCCTCGACGTCCCGCGGCGCGACCATCATCAGGTCGGCGAGCTCATCGACGATCACCAGCAGATACGGATAGGTCTTGAGCTCCCGCTCGCTGCCTTCCGGCGTTTTGAGTTTGCCGTCGCGGATGGCCTGGTTGAAGTCGTCGATGTGCCGGTATCCGAACGCCGCCAGATCGTCGTACCGAAGGTCCATTTCCCGTACGACCCACTGGAGCGCCTCGGCGGCCCGCTTCGGGTTGGTGATGATCGGCGTGATCAGGTGAGGAATGCCCTCGTAGGCGGTCAGCTCGACGCGCTTGGGGTCGACGAGGACCATGCGCACGTCCTCGGGGGTCGCCCGCATCATGATCGACGTGATCAGGCAGTTGATGCACGAGGACTTACCCGAACCGGTGGCTCCGGCGACCAGGATGTGCGGCATCTTCGCCATGTTCGCCATCACATAGCCGCCCTCGACGTCCTTGCCGAGCGCGACCAGCATCGGATGCTCGTCCTCGGCCGCCGCCGCGAGCCGCAGCACGTCCCCGAGGTTGACCATCTCGCGGTCGGTGTTCGGGATCTCGATGCCGACCGCCGACTTTCCGGGGATCGGGCTGATGATCCGCACGTCCGGGCTGGCGACGGCGTACGCGATGTTCTTGGTCAGCGCGGTGATCCGCTCGACCTTGACGGCGGGGCCGAGCTCGACCTCGTACCGCGTGACCGTCGGCCCGCGCGTGAAGCCGGTGACGGCCGCGTCGACCTTGAACTCGGAGAAGACGGTGGTGAGCGAGGCGACGACGGCGTCGTTCGCGGCGCTGCGCGCCTTGCCGGGGCCGCCGCGCGTGAGGAGGTCGAGCGACGGCAGGGAGTAGGTGATGTCTCCAGAGAGCTGGAGCTGCTCGGCGCGCGGCGGCAGATCGCGGATCTCGTCGGGGGCGGACTTCGTGAGATCCGGTACGTCCGCCTTGAGCTTCTCCTGCTTCGGCCGTGCGGCCGGGACAGGCGTCGGGGTGGGGGTCGGCGTGCCTTCACGGTCGCCCACGCTCACGCCCTGGGTGAGGTCGGCGACGATCGGCGAGGGCGGCATGCCGTGCATCACGGCACCGTCCAGGGCGGCAGCGGCGGCGGCCGCGACGTCCACGGCGTCCATCTGCCGGTCCATCGCGGGCTTGGGCACCGCGGAACGCCTCGGACGACCGCGACGCCGCGAGAGGGCCTCCTGCTCCGCGCTCTCGGGGTCGTACGCCTCGGGCTTGGGTCCGCGCCTGCGCGGGCGCTCGGGCAGCGCGTCGCGCCACTGGTCGTCGTAGCGCTCGTCGTCGTCGGAGAACTCGTCCTCGTCGTCGGCCGGGTCGTGGAGGAGCCCGAGCTTCCTGCCGAGCAGCCGCAGCCGCTGCGGGATGGCGTTGACCGGGGTCGCCGTGACGACCAGCAGCCCGAAGATCGTGAGCAGCACGAGCAGCGGTACGGCGAGCAGTTCACCCATGGTGTACGTCAGCGGGGTCGCCGCGCCCCAGCCGATGAGACCGCCGGCGGCCCTTATGGCCTGCATGCCGTCGCTGCGGGCGGGCGCGCCGCAGGCGATGTGGACCTGGCCGAGCACGCCGATGAGGAGCGCGGACAGGCCGATCACGATGCGGCCGTTGGCCTCGGGCTTCTCGGGATGCCGGATGAAGCGCACGGCGATGAGGGCGAGCAGCGGCGGCACCAGCAGATCGAGGCGGCCGAAGGCGCCGGTGACCAGGATTTCGACCAGGTCGCCGACGGGACCGCGCAGGTTGGACCAGGTCCCCGCGGCCACGATCAGCGCGAGGCCGAGCAGCAGCAGGGCGATGCCGTCCTTGCGGTGCGCCGGGTCGAGGTTCTTCGCGCCCTGCCCTATGCCCCGGAACACCGCGCCGACGGCGTGCGCGGCGCCGAGCCAGATCGCGCGCACGAGCCAGAGGATGCCCCCGGTGGGGTTCGGCGCCGGCCTGGGCGCGGGCTTCTTGGCCGCGGCCTTCTTGGCGGGCGCCTTCTTCGCCGGGGCCTTTTTGGCGGCGGCCTTCTTCGCCGGAGCCTTCGCCGAAGCGGCAGCCTTCTTCGAAGGCTGCTTCTTGGCTGCGGAGGGACGTGAGGCCATAGGTGTGAGGTTACCGGTGGAGACGGCAGCGGACACGTGTGCCCACTGCTTCACCCGTTCGTGTCGCCCTTGCCGGGGCGGGAAACTGACGCGCGCTCAAACACCACGTGCACGCGGGTACAACTGCGTCTGCGGCAGGCGTCAGTTCTGCGAGGGCACCGACGGTGCTCCATTGCCCGCGCCCGGCTCCAGAGCGTCCAGCGCCCGGCGCAAGCCCGTGAGTTTGCGCTCGAGGTGCGCGGCCGTGGCTACGGCCGCCGCGTCCGCGGACTCGTCGTCGAGCTGCTTGGACAGCGCCTCGGCCTGCTCCTCGACGGCCGCGAGCCGCGCCGACAATTCGGCGAGCAGCCCGGCCGGCTCCTTCGCCTCGCCGACCGCGGTCTTGCCTCCGCCGCCCTCCAACTGGAGCCGCAGCAGGGCCGCCTGTTCCCGGAGCTGGCAGTTCTTCATGTAGAGCTCGACGAAAACGGAGACCTTCGCGCGCAGCACCCACGGGTCGAAGGGCTTGGAGATGTAGTCGACCGCGCCCGCCGCATAGCCGCGGAAGGTGTGATGCGGGCCGTGGTTGATGGCGGTGAGGAAGATGATCGGGATGTCCCGGGTCCGTTCCCGCCGCTTGATGTGCGCGGCGGTTTCGAAACCGTCCATGCCCGGCATCTGGACATCCAGCAGGATGACCGCGAAGTCGTCCGTCAGCAGTGCTTTGAGCGCTTCCTCCCCGGACGATGCCCGCACCAGCGTCTGATCGAGCGCAGAGAGGATGGCCTCCAGCGCCAGCAGATTCTCCGGCCGGTCATCGACCAGGAGGATCTTGGCCTTCTGCACCATGGCCCGCCCTCCTCGCCCCGGCTTGGGGCCTCCCCTGTCCTCAGGACTTGGGGTGACGCCGGTACGCGCCGCCCCAGGGGACGACTCCCTTGCGCCGCCCGTCCTTGTGCCGGTCATGGTAGCCGCACCCTGCCTGTCGCCACACCCTGTCACCGCGATGTCACTGTGCACGTAGCAGAAACGCAGCAGGAGACCAGAAGGTTCCCCGTATCCCGTACTTCTACACGGCTGCGGCCACCCTGCGTCAGCAACTCCGGGTGAACACCGAAGGTTCCCACTACTTCCCCGCCGCTTCGCCTCGCGCCCCGACGGTTTTGGTCACTCCTCCCTCATCCACTGCTGCATGACCGCCAGCAGATGATCGGGGTCGACCGGCTTCGTCACATAGTCGGAGGCACCCGACTCGATCGCCTTCTCCCGGTCGCCCTTCATCGCCTTCGCGGTGAGCGCGATGATCGGCAGCCCGGCGAACTGCGGCATCCTACGGATCGCCGTCGTCGTCGCATACCCGTCCATCTCGGGCATCATGATGTCCATCAGGACGACCGCCGCATCGTCGTGCTGCTCCAGGACTTCGATGCCCTCACGGCCGTTCTCGGCGTACAGCACCGACAGGCCGTGCTGCTCCAGGACGCTGGTGAGCGCGAAGACGTTGCGGATGTCGTCGTCGACGATCAGCACCTTCTGCCCGCCGAACCGGATACCCCGGTGCGCCCGCGGCGCCGTGGCCTGATCGTCGGCGGGCCAGCGCTCCTGTCCCGGCTGCTCGGCCGCCGCGATGGGCGTGGTCCTGCGCCGGCGCCTGAAGAGCGCGGCGGCGCCGTTCTGGGTCTCGCGGTACGACCTCACCTCGGCCGGCGTCTCGACCTCCACCTCGGACAGCTCCGACAGGTCGGCCGCTGCCCGGGACGCGGACGCCACCAGGTCGCCGGCCTCCAGCACGGGCAGCCCCTGGTGGTAGCCCTGCGGCGGCAGTTCGCTCGGATGCAGCGGCAGATACAGCGTGAACGTCGACCCGCGGCCCGGCTCGCTCTGCGCGTGGATCTCACCGCCGAGCAGCTGGGCGATCTCCCGCGAGATCGACAGCCCCAGACCCGTACCGCCGTACTTCCGGCTGGTCGTGCCGTCCGCCTGCTTGAACGCCTCGAAGATCACCCGCATCTTGCTGGCCGCGATACCGATGCCGGTGTCGGTCACCGAGAACGCGATCAGATCCGCGTCCGCGTCCCGCAGCGAGCCTGTCTCCAGGAGCTGCTCGCGAATCGCCAGCGGGACGTCCGCTCCGGCCGGCCGGATCACCAGCTCGACCGATCCGGAGTCGGTGAACTTCACCGCGTTGGACAGCAGGTTGCGCAGCACCTGGAGGAGCCGCTGCTCGTCGGTGTGCAGCGTGGCGGGCAGTTCCGGAGACACCCGTACGGACAGGTCGAGGCCCTTCTCCGCGGTCAGCGGGCGGAACGTGGCCTCCACGTAGTCGACGAGCTGGACGAGCGCGATACGCGTCGGCGAGACGTCCATCTTGCCCGCCTCGACCTTCGACAGATCGAGGATGTCGTTGATCAGCTGGAGCAGATCGGAGCCGGCGCCATGGATCGTCTCGGCGAACTCCACCTGCTTGGGGGTGAGGTTGGAGTCCGCGTTGTCGGCGAGCAACTTGGCCAGAATCAGCAGCGAGTTGAGCGGCGTACGCAGCTCGTGCGACATGTTCGCCAGGAACTCGCTCTTGTATCGCATGGAGACGGCGAGTTGCTCGGCACGCTCCTCCAGGACCTGCCGCGCCTCCTCGATCTCGGTGTTCTTGACCTCGATGTCGCGGTTCTGCTGGGCCAGCAGCTCGGCCTTCTCTTCCAGTTGGGCGTTGGACTCCTGGAGGGCCTTCTGCCGGTTCTCCAACTCCGCCGACCGCTCGCGCAGTTGCTCGGTCAGCTCCTGCGACTGCCGCAGCAGCACCTCGGTCTTGGTGTTGACGGAGATGGTGTTGACGCTGGTCGCGATCATCTCGGCGATCTGGTTGAGGAAGTCCTTCTGGATCTGCGTGAACGGCGTGAAGGACGCCAGCTCGATGACACCGAGCACCTTGCCCTCGAACAGCACCGGAAGCACGATCACTTGGGCGGGCGGTGCCTCGCCGAGCCCCGAGGAGATCTTCAGATAGCCGCTCGGCGCGTTCTCCACGAGGATCGTGCGCTTCTCCTCGGCGGCCGTCCCGATCAGCGCCTCACCGGGCCGGAACGACGTCGGCATGGAGCCCATCGAGTAGCCGTACGAGCCGAGCATGCGCAGCTCGTACGCGTCCTCCTGGTCGCCGCTGATGTCCTTGCCGTCGAGCAGGGGCATGGCGAGGAAGAACGCACCGTGCTGTGCGGAGACCACCGGCGTCAGCTCGCTCATGATCAGCGAGGCCACGTCGTCGAGGTCGCGGCGGCCCTGCATGAGCGCGGAGATACGGGCGAGGTTGCCCTTGAGCCAGTCCTGCTCCTTGTTGGCGATCGTGGTGTCGCGCAGGTTGGCGATCATCTTGTTGATGTAGTCCTGGAGTTCCTGGATCTCGCCGGAGGCATCGACGTCGATCTTCAGGTTCAGGTCACCGCGGGTCACCGCGGTCGCCACGCGCGCGATGGCACGTACCTGCCGCGTAAGGTTTCCTGCCATTTCGTTCACGGACTCGGTGAGGTCCCGCCAGGTGCCGTCGACGTCACGCACGCGTGCCTGACCGCCGAGCTGGCCTTCGGTACCCACCTCGCGGGCGACTCGGGTGACCTCTTCGGCGAAGGACGACAGCTGGTCGACCATCGTGTTGATGGTCGTCTTGAGCTCGAGGATCTCACCGCGGGCGTCGATGTCGATCTTCTTCGTCAGGTCACCCTTGGCGATGGCGGTCGTGACCATGGCGATGTTGCGCACCTGGCCGGTCAGGTTGGACGCCATCTGGTTCACGGACTCGGTGAGGTCCTTCCAGGTGCCGGCCACGCCCGGAACGTGCGCCTGCCCGCCGAGGATGCCGTCCGTGCCCACCTCGCGGGCCACCTTGGTGACCTGGTCGGCGAACGAACTCAGCGTCTTCACCATGGTGTTGAAGGTGTCCGCGAGCTGCGCGACCTCGCCGCGCGCCTCGATCGTCACCGTCCGCGTCAGATCACCGTTGGCGACGGCCGCCGCGACCTGGGAGATGTTCCGCACCTGCATGGTCAGGTTCTTGGCCATCAGGTTGACGTTGCCGCTGAGGTCCTTCCAGATGCCCGTGACACCCGGTACGTGCGCCTGGCCGCCCAGAATGCCCTCGGTGCCCACCTCGCGGGCCACGCGGGTCACCTGCTCGGCGAAGGACGACAGCTGGTCGACCATCGTGTTGACGGTGGTGACGAGTTCGAGGATCTCGCCCTTCGCGTCGACAGTGATCTTCTTCGACAGGTCGCCCTTGGCGACAGCGGTCGTGACCTCGGCGATCTGACGCACCTGGATGGTCAGGTTGTTCGCCATGAAGTTCACGGACTGGGTGAGGTCCTTCCAGGTGCCGGAGACGCCCTGCACCTCGGCCTGCCCGCCCAGCTCGCCCTCCGTGCCCACCTCACGGGCGACCCGGGTGACCTCCTCCGCGAACGACGACAGCTGGTCGACCATCGTGTTCAGGGTGTTCTTCAGCTCCAGGATCTCGCCGCGCGCGTCCACGGTGATCTTCTGGGACAGGTCACCCCGGGCCACCGCCGTCGCGACCTGCGCGATGTTGCGCACCTGGGCGGTGAGGTTTCCTGCCATTCCGTTCACGGAGTCGGTCAGGTCACGCCACACACCGGCGACGCCGGGCACCTGCGCCTGACCGCCGAGGCGGCCCTCCGTGCCCACCTCACGGGCGACCCGGGTCACCTGGTCGGCGAAGGCGGAGAGCTGGTCGACCATCGTGTTGATGGTGTTCTTCAGCTCCAGGATCTCGCCGCGCGCGTCGACGTCGATCTTCTGGGACAGGTCACCCCGGGCCACCGCCGTCGTCACCTGGGCGATCTGCCGCACCTGCGAGGTGAGGTTGCCGCCCATGAAGTTGACGGAGTCGGTGAGCTCCTTCCACGTACCGGACACGCCCGGTACGACGGCCTGCCCGCCCAGCCGGCCCTCCGTGCCCACGTCCCGGGCCATCCGGGTCACCTGATCCGCGAAGGCCGACAGCTGGTCCACCATCGTGTTCACGGTGTTCTTCAGCTGGAGCATCTCGCCGGAGACGTCCACGGTGACCTTCTGCGACAGGTCACCGTTGGCCACCGCGGTCGTGACCTGCGCGATGTTCCTCACCTGTCCGGTGAGATTCCGGAACGCGGTGTTGACGGAGTCCGTCAGGTCCTTCCACGTTCCCGCCGCGCCCGGGACCTGCGCCTGCCCGCCGAGCTCACCCTCGACACCGACCTCCCGCGCCAC contains:
- a CDS encoding HAMP domain-containing protein, with the protein product MESGAATRGTKTRAKGGQSLSNQRKPRGGTTAVDTASLDRLLAALVSMRDGNFRKRLTVSGDGVMSEIAAVFNEVADRNLHLTGELSRVRRMVGREGKLTERLESGACEGSWAAAIDHSNALVDDLVRPVSEVGRVLSAVAEGDLSPRMELRTQAPDGTTGQPLRGEFLKVGRTVNNLVDQLSIFTDEVTRVASEVGTEGKLGGQAQVRGMSGSWKDLTDSVNTMAYRLTAQVRDIALVTTAVAKGDLSRKVTVHVAGEMLELKNTVNTMVDQLSSFSSEVTRVAREVGTEGELGGQAQVPGVAGVWKDLTDSVNLMAGNLTAQVRGIAQVTTAVANGDLSRKVTVSARGEVAQLADTINQMTETLRIFADEVTRVANEVGAEGQLGGQANVPGAAGTWKDLTDSVNTVFRNLTTQVRDIAAVTTAVASGDLSQKVTVDVAGEMLELKNTVNGMVDQLSSFGSEVTRVAREVGVEGELGGQAQVPGAAGTWKDLTDSVNTAFRNLTGQVRNIAQVTTAVANGDLSQKVTVDVSGEMLQLKNTVNTMVDQLSAFADQVTRMARDVGTEGRLGGQAVVPGVSGTWKELTDSVNFMGGNLTSQVRQIAQVTTAVARGDLSQKIDVDARGEILELKNTINTMVDQLSAFADQVTRVAREVGTEGRLGGQAQVPGVAGVWRDLTDSVNGMAGNLTAQVRNIAQVATAVARGDLSQKITVDARGEILELKNTLNTMVDQLSSFAEEVTRVAREVGTEGELGGQAEVQGVSGTWKDLTQSVNFMANNLTIQVRQIAEVTTAVAKGDLSKKITVDAKGEILELVTTVNTMVDQLSSFAEQVTRVAREVGTEGILGGQAHVPGVTGIWKDLSGNVNLMAKNLTMQVRNISQVAAAVANGDLTRTVTIEARGEVAQLADTFNTMVKTLSSFADQVTKVAREVGTDGILGGQAHVPGVAGTWKDLTESVNQMASNLTGQVRNIAMVTTAIAKGDLTKKIDIDARGEILELKTTINTMVDQLSSFAEEVTRVAREVGTEGQLGGQARVRDVDGTWRDLTESVNEMAGNLTRQVRAIARVATAVTRGDLNLKIDVDASGEIQELQDYINKMIANLRDTTIANKEQDWLKGNLARISALMQGRRDLDDVASLIMSELTPVVSAQHGAFFLAMPLLDGKDISGDQEDAYELRMLGSYGYSMGSMPTSFRPGEALIGTAAEEKRTILVENAPSGYLKISSGLGEAPPAQVIVLPVLFEGKVLGVIELASFTPFTQIQKDFLNQIAEMIATSVNTISVNTKTEVLLRQSQELTEQLRERSAELENRQKALQESNAQLEEKAELLAQQNRDIEVKNTEIEEARQVLEERAEQLAVSMRYKSEFLANMSHELRTPLNSLLILAKLLADNADSNLTPKQVEFAETIHGAGSDLLQLINDILDLSKVEAGKMDVSPTRIALVQLVDYVEATFRPLTAEKGLDLSVRVSPELPATLHTDEQRLLQVLRNLLSNAVKFTDSGSVELVIRPAGADVPLAIREQLLETGSLRDADADLIAFSVTDTGIGIAASKMRVIFEAFKQADGTTSRKYGGTGLGLSISREIAQLLGGEIHAQSEPGRGSTFTLYLPLHPSELPPQGYHQGLPVLEAGDLVASASRAAADLSELSEVEVETPAEVRSYRETQNGAAALFRRRRRTTPIAAAEQPGQERWPADDQATAPRAHRGIRFGGQKVLIVDDDIRNVFALTSVLEQHGLSVLYAENGREGIEVLEQHDDAAVVLMDIMMPEMDGYATTTAIRRMPQFAGLPIIALTAKAMKGDREKAIESGASDYVTKPVDPDHLLAVMQQWMREE
- a CDS encoding DNA translocase FtsK — protein: MASRPSAAKKQPSKKAAASAKAPAKKAAAKKAPAKKAPAKKAAAKKPAPRPAPNPTGGILWLVRAIWLGAAHAVGAVFRGIGQGAKNLDPAHRKDGIALLLLGLALIVAAGTWSNLRGPVGDLVEILVTGAFGRLDLLVPPLLALIAVRFIRHPEKPEANGRIVIGLSALLIGVLGQVHIACGAPARSDGMQAIRAAGGLIGWGAATPLTYTMGELLAVPLLVLLTIFGLLVVTATPVNAIPQRLRLLGRKLGLLHDPADDEDEFSDDDERYDDQWRDALPERPRRRGPKPEAYDPESAEQEALSRRRGRPRRSAVPKPAMDRQMDAVDVAAAAAAALDGAVMHGMPPSPIVADLTQGVSVGDREGTPTPTPTPVPAARPKQEKLKADVPDLTKSAPDEIRDLPPRAEQLQLSGDITYSLPSLDLLTRGGPGKARSAANDAVVASLTTVFSEFKVDAAVTGFTRGPTVTRYEVELGPAVKVERITALTKNIAYAVASPDVRIISPIPGKSAVGIEIPNTDREMVNLGDVLRLAAAAEDEHPMLVALGKDVEGGYVMANMAKMPHILVAGATGSGKSSCINCLITSIMMRATPEDVRMVLVDPKRVELTAYEGIPHLITPIITNPKRAAEALQWVVREMDLRYDDLAAFGYRHIDDFNQAIRDGKLKTPEGSERELKTYPYLLVIVDELADLMMVAPRDVEDSIVRITQLARAAGIHLVLATQRPSVDVVTGLIKANVPSRLAFATSSLADSRVILDQPGAEKLIGKGDGLFLPMGANKPTRMQGAFVTEEEVAVVVQHCKDQMAPVFRDDVTVGTKQKKEIDEDIGDDLDLLCQAAELVVSTQFGSTSMLQRKLRVGFAKAGRLMDLMESRGIVGPSEGSKARDVLVKPDELDGVLAVIRGESDG
- a CDS encoding response regulator, translated to MVQKAKILLVDDRPENLLALEAILSALDQTLVRASSGEEALKALLTDDFAVILLDVQMPGMDGFETAAHIKRRERTRDIPIIFLTAINHGPHHTFRGYAAGAVDYISKPFDPWVLRAKVSVFVELYMKNCQLREQAALLRLQLEGGGGKTAVGEAKEPAGLLAELSARLAAVEEQAEALSKQLDDESADAAAVATAAHLERKLTGLRRALDALEPGAGNGAPSVPSQN